A single Streptomyces sp. 2114.4 DNA region contains:
- a CDS encoding IclR family transcriptional regulator: MALKPEPTAPFHSVQYALRVLETISRHTNGVTDAQIAREAGLSPGQLAHMLSMLRREGYVEQVTDGAYVVGESLLLLGAGGDRDQALRDKLQLTLDHLRDSVGAAVYISRYIDGEVKILHYADGPLAPKVNEWAEFHRTAHASAVGKCLLAQLDHDGRKDHLSRHKTARLTSRTITNEKVLFHKLDSQPPTVPVLDLQEYAVGTVCAAVPITAGATVGCLALSMPLEHAHRLRQAADTLNRQAAPVLLSLAI; encoded by the coding sequence GCAGTACGCCCTTCGCGTGCTCGAAACGATCTCCAGGCACACCAACGGTGTGACCGATGCGCAGATCGCCCGCGAAGCGGGACTGTCCCCGGGCCAGCTCGCCCACATGCTCTCGATGCTCCGGCGCGAGGGCTACGTCGAGCAGGTCACCGACGGCGCGTACGTCGTAGGTGAATCGCTCCTGCTCCTGGGCGCGGGCGGCGACCGCGACCAGGCGCTGCGCGACAAGCTCCAGCTCACCCTCGACCACCTGCGCGACTCGGTCGGCGCGGCGGTCTACATCAGCCGGTACATCGACGGCGAGGTGAAGATCCTCCATTACGCCGACGGACCGCTGGCCCCCAAGGTCAACGAGTGGGCCGAATTCCACCGCACGGCGCACGCCAGCGCGGTCGGCAAGTGCCTGCTGGCGCAGCTCGACCACGACGGCCGCAAGGATCACCTCTCGCGCCACAAGACCGCCCGGCTCACCTCCCGGACGATCACCAACGAGAAGGTCCTGTTCCACAAGCTCGACAGCCAGCCGCCCACGGTCCCGGTCCTCGACCTCCAGGAGTACGCCGTCGGCACGGTCTGCGCGGCCGTACCGATCACCGCCGGTGCGACGGTCGGCTGCCTCGCCCTTTCCATGCCGCTGGAGCACGCCCACCGCCTGCGCCAGGCCGCCGACACCCTCAACCGCCAGGCCGCGCCGGTACTGCTGTCGCTGGCGATCTGA
- a CDS encoding AMP-binding protein, which yields MAANGTSGQERSGAATVAELVRAQWGDHRVGAKYEDLVLTHHQLAGGAAARAALLEELLPRGAEPHLGVLLGNVPEYPLWLSAAALAGAAVAGINPTRRGPELVRDISHTDCALLITERAQLPLLAGLDLPIPPRRILVVDDPAYRDLLGPYEGATPDGITAGGRGRGHGATRTPGPASRMLLYFTSGSTGAPKAALCTQGRLAAAGHSLARYFGVRRDDVHYLCMPMFHGNAVIAGWAPALAGGAAVALRRRFSASAFLPDVRRYGATYFTYVGRAVQYLLATPPAPDDRGHTLRCGFGTEAGAVDAARFAERFGVRLTEGYGSSEGGAAIRRTPDTPPGAIGRAAPGDDLAVVEPETGVELPRARLDPAGRLLNGGEATGELVNRGRSSFEGYWRNPEATAARTRGRGEDRAGAGWYWTGDLFFRDTEGFFHFAGRADDRLRVDSENLAAAMIENILARYAPAAGVAVYAVPDPVAGDQVMAALALRDGAAFDPDGFVAFLAAQSDLGTKMAPRFVRTLDALPVTATHKVHRAALRRTGFRCPEPVWWSPVAPVAPVVPAVPAGSTYRRFTAADRAALLALYRDHDRAHLLDR from the coding sequence ATGGCAGCCAACGGCACCAGCGGTCAGGAACGTTCCGGCGCCGCCACCGTCGCGGAGCTCGTCCGGGCGCAGTGGGGTGATCACCGGGTGGGAGCGAAGTACGAGGACTTGGTGCTCACCCATCACCAGCTGGCGGGCGGCGCCGCCGCGCGGGCGGCACTGCTGGAGGAGCTGCTGCCACGCGGTGCCGAGCCCCACCTCGGGGTGTTGCTGGGCAATGTGCCCGAGTACCCGCTGTGGCTGAGCGCGGCGGCACTCGCCGGGGCCGCGGTCGCCGGGATCAACCCCACCCGCCGCGGACCGGAACTCGTCCGCGACATCAGCCACACCGACTGCGCGCTGCTGATCACCGAACGCGCCCAGCTGCCCCTGCTCGCCGGCCTGGACCTCCCGATCCCGCCCCGGCGGATCCTCGTCGTGGACGACCCGGCCTACCGGGACCTGCTCGGGCCGTACGAGGGCGCGACGCCCGACGGGATCACGGCCGGCGGACGCGGACGCGGACACGGCGCCACCCGCACCCCGGGCCCCGCCTCCCGCATGCTGCTCTACTTCACCTCCGGCTCCACCGGCGCGCCCAAGGCCGCCCTGTGCACCCAGGGCCGGCTGGCCGCCGCCGGACACTCGCTGGCCAGGTACTTCGGGGTGCGCCGGGATGACGTCCACTACCTCTGCATGCCGATGTTCCACGGCAATGCCGTGATCGCCGGCTGGGCCCCGGCGCTGGCCGGAGGGGCCGCCGTGGCGCTGCGCCGCCGGTTCTCGGCCTCCGCCTTCCTCCCCGATGTGCGCCGCTACGGGGCCACCTACTTCACCTACGTCGGCCGGGCCGTGCAGTACCTGCTCGCCACCCCGCCCGCCCCCGACGACCGGGGCCACACGCTGCGCTGCGGCTTCGGTACCGAAGCGGGCGCCGTCGACGCCGCCCGCTTCGCCGAACGGTTCGGCGTCCGCCTGACCGAGGGGTACGGCTCCTCCGAGGGCGGCGCGGCGATCCGGCGCACCCCGGACACCCCGCCCGGCGCCATCGGCCGGGCGGCCCCCGGAGACGATCTCGCCGTCGTCGAGCCGGAGACCGGCGTTGAGCTGCCGCGTGCCCGCCTCGACCCTGCGGGCCGGCTGCTCAACGGGGGCGAGGCGACAGGGGAGCTGGTCAACCGCGGCCGCAGCTCCTTCGAGGGCTACTGGCGCAACCCCGAGGCGACCGCCGCCCGCACCCGCGGCCGGGGCGAAGACCGGGCCGGCGCGGGCTGGTACTGGACCGGCGACCTCTTCTTCCGGGACACCGAGGGGTTCTTCCACTTCGCCGGGCGGGCGGATGACCGGCTGCGGGTCGACAGCGAGAACCTGGCCGCCGCGATGATCGAGAACATCCTCGCCCGGTACGCCCCGGCGGCCGGTGTGGCCGTGTACGCGGTACCCGACCCGGTCGCGGGGGATCAGGTCATGGCGGCCCTGGCGCTGCGGGACGGCGCGGCGTTCGACCCGGACGGCTTCGTGGCCTTCCTCGCCGCCCAGTCCGATCTCGGGACGAAGATGGCTCCCCGGTTCGTACGTACCCTGGACGCGCTGCCGGTGACCGCCACCCACAAGGTGCACCGGGCCGCCCTGCGCCGGACCGGATTCCGGTGCCCGGAGCCGGTCTGGTGGTCCCCGGTCGCCCCGGTCGCCCCGGTCGTCCCCGCCGTCCCGGCCGGCAGCACCTATCGCCGCTTCACCGCCGCGGACCGGGCCGCACTGCTGGCGCTGTACCGCGACCACGACCGGGCCCACCTCCTGGACCGGTGA